A region of Nocardioides sp. JS614 DNA encodes the following proteins:
- the moaA gene encoding GTP 3',8-cyclase MoaA: MPHPRTLSDRYGRVATDLRVSLTDRCNLRCSYCMPAEGLDWLPDESVLTDDEVVRLVRIGVELLGIREVRFTGGEPLVRRGLVDIVRRTHEIDPTVETSLTTNALGLARVADALAEAGLDRVNVSLDSIRRETFHAITRRDRLPDVLAGLSAARDAGLGPVKVNAVLMRGQNDQQAPELLRWAIAEGYQLRFIEQMPLDAQHVWNREEMVTADEIFAWLEAEFDLQPVDEPRGSAPAELFRVDGGPATVGVIASVTRPFCGDCDRVRLTADGQIRNCLFAREESDLRTALRTGASDDVIADRWVVAMRGKRAGHGIDDPSFLQPDRPMSAIGG; encoded by the coding sequence GTGCCGCATCCCAGAACGCTCTCGGACCGCTACGGGCGGGTCGCGACGGACCTGCGCGTCTCGCTGACGGACCGCTGCAACCTGCGCTGCTCCTACTGCATGCCCGCCGAGGGCCTCGACTGGTTGCCGGACGAGTCGGTGCTCACCGACGACGAGGTGGTACGCCTGGTGCGGATCGGCGTCGAGCTGCTCGGGATCCGCGAGGTCCGCTTCACCGGCGGCGAGCCGCTCGTGCGCCGCGGACTGGTCGACATCGTGCGGCGCACCCACGAGATCGACCCGACGGTCGAGACCTCGCTGACGACCAACGCGCTCGGGCTGGCCCGGGTCGCCGACGCGCTCGCCGAGGCCGGCCTGGACCGGGTGAACGTCAGCCTCGACAGCATCCGGCGGGAGACCTTCCACGCCATCACCCGTCGCGACCGGCTGCCGGACGTGCTCGCCGGACTGAGCGCCGCTCGCGACGCCGGGCTCGGCCCGGTCAAGGTCAACGCGGTCCTGATGCGCGGCCAGAACGACCAGCAGGCACCCGAGCTGCTGCGTTGGGCGATCGCCGAGGGCTACCAGCTCCGGTTCATCGAGCAGATGCCGTTGGACGCCCAGCACGTCTGGAACCGCGAGGAGATGGTCACCGCCGACGAGATCTTCGCGTGGCTCGAGGCGGAGTTCGACCTCCAGCCCGTCGACGAGCCGCGGGGGAGCGCGCCGGCGGAGCTGTTCCGGGTCGACGGTGGCCCCGCCACCGTGGGCGTGATCGCGTCGGTGACCCGGCCCTTCTGCGGCGACTGTGACCGGGTCCGGCTGACCGCGGACGGCCAGATCCGCAACTGCCTGTTCGCCCGGGAGGAGTCCGACCTGCGCACCGCGCTGCGGACCGGCGCCTCCGACGACGTGATCGCCGACCGTTGGGTCGTCGCGATGCGGGGCAAGCGGGCCGGCCACGGCATCGACGACCCGTCCTTCCTCCAGCCGGACCGGCCGATGTCCGCGATCGGCGGCTGA
- a CDS encoding DUF3099 domain-containing protein, with amino-acid sequence MGRDLRRHRDEAVRITTAPATRQEEISARQRRYVFSMAIRTLCFVAAIVVGPGWLRWVLVAAAVLLPYVAVVMANATVSRSDGIELLDNEYGPHQLGPATDSEDEPGGGVL; translated from the coding sequence ATGGGCCGGGACCTTCGTCGACATCGCGACGAAGCCGTCCGCATCACCACGGCACCCGCCACCCGGCAGGAGGAGATCTCGGCGCGCCAGCGGCGCTACGTGTTCTCGATGGCGATCCGCACCCTCTGCTTCGTGGCGGCGATCGTCGTCGGACCCGGATGGCTGCGCTGGGTGCTGGTCGCGGCGGCGGTCCTGCTGCCGTACGTCGCCGTGGTGATGGCCAACGCCACCGTTTCGAGATCCGACGGGATCGAGCTGCTGGACAACGAGTACGGGCCCCACCAGCTCGGGCCGGCCACCGATTCCGAGGACGAACCCGGGGGCGGGGTGCTTTGA
- a CDS encoding dodecin, translated as MTNRTYRVTEIVGTSPDGIEEAIRNGIERASRTLRHLDWFEVTQVRGQVKDGTVEHFQVGIKLGFRMEDD; from the coding sequence ATGACCAACCGCACCTACCGCGTCACCGAGATCGTCGGCACCTCGCCCGACGGCATCGAGGAGGCCATCCGCAACGGCATCGAGCGGGCCAGCCGCACGTTGCGCCACCTCGACTGGTTCGAGGTCACCCAGGTGCGTGGCCAGGTCAAGGATGGCACCGTGGAGCACTTCCAGGTCGGGATCAAGCTCGGGTTCCGCATGGAGGACGACTAG
- the fabG gene encoding 3-oxoacyl-ACP reductase FabG, with protein MTQTHEPRSVLVTGGNRGIGRAIAEAYVAQGDRVAVTTRSGGAPDGALDLRCDITDPAQVDTAFARAEEAHGPVEVLVANAGITADTLLLRMSEEDWSSVLDTNLTASFRLAKRAAKGMLRLRRGRIVFISSVVGLLGSAGQVNYAASKAGLVGMARSIARELGSRSITANVVAPGFIETDMTAVLTEDQRAAIKAQVPLGRYGTTEEIAKTVLWLTGDGAAYVTGAVIPVDGGLGMGH; from the coding sequence GTGACCCAGACCCACGAGCCCAGGTCCGTCCTGGTGACCGGCGGCAACCGCGGGATCGGCCGCGCGATCGCGGAGGCGTACGTCGCCCAGGGCGACCGCGTCGCCGTCACCACCCGCAGCGGCGGTGCCCCCGACGGCGCCCTCGACCTGCGCTGTGACATCACCGACCCCGCGCAGGTGGACACGGCGTTCGCCCGGGCCGAGGAGGCTCACGGCCCGGTCGAGGTGCTGGTCGCGAACGCCGGGATCACCGCGGACACGCTGCTGCTGCGGATGAGCGAAGAGGACTGGTCCTCGGTCCTCGACACGAACCTCACCGCCTCGTTCCGGCTGGCGAAGCGCGCCGCCAAGGGCATGCTCCGGCTGCGCCGGGGGCGGATCGTCTTCATCTCCTCGGTCGTCGGCCTGCTCGGCTCGGCCGGCCAGGTGAACTACGCGGCGTCCAAGGCCGGTCTGGTCGGCATGGCGCGCTCGATCGCGCGGGAGCTGGGCTCCCGGTCCATCACCGCGAACGTGGTGGCCCCCGGCTTCATCGAGACCGACATGACGGCCGTGCTGACCGAGGACCAGCGGGCCGCGATCAAGGCCCAGGTGCCGCTGGGGCGCTACGGCACGACGGAGGAGATCGCGAAGACGGTGCTGTGGCTGACCGGCGACGGCGCGGCGTACGTCACCGGGGCCGTGATCCCGGTCGACGGTGGACTCGGAATGGGGCACTGA
- the fabI gene encoding enoyl-ACP reductase FabI: protein MAGILDGKRILVAGVTMDTSIGFATAKVAQEQGATVLISNFGRALGITRRIAKRLPVEPPVLELDVTDEAHLARLPDLVREHVDGLDGVVHSIAYGNPETLLGGRFLTGPWPDVAQAVQISAYSLKSLTEACRPLMGDGGSVVGLTFDATVAWPAYDWMGVAKAALESCSRYLARDLGPEGIRVNLVSAGPLKTLAAKAIPGYEALDRMWGERAPLGWDNADQVPTANAVCALLSDFFSATTGEIVHVDGGFHAMGG, encoded by the coding sequence ATGGCAGGCATTCTCGACGGCAAGCGGATCCTGGTCGCCGGGGTCACGATGGACACCTCCATCGGCTTCGCGACGGCCAAGGTGGCCCAGGAGCAGGGGGCGACCGTGCTGATCTCCAACTTCGGGCGCGCGCTCGGCATCACCCGGCGGATCGCGAAGCGGCTGCCGGTGGAGCCGCCGGTTCTCGAGCTCGACGTGACCGACGAGGCCCACCTCGCCCGCCTCCCCGACCTGGTTCGCGAGCACGTCGACGGCCTCGACGGGGTGGTGCACTCGATCGCCTACGGCAACCCCGAGACGCTGCTGGGAGGCCGGTTCCTCACCGGGCCGTGGCCCGATGTCGCGCAGGCGGTGCAGATCTCGGCGTACTCCCTGAAGTCGCTGACCGAGGCCTGCCGGCCGCTGATGGGCGACGGCGGCTCGGTGGTCGGCCTCACCTTCGACGCGACGGTCGCCTGGCCGGCGTACGACTGGATGGGCGTCGCGAAGGCCGCCCTCGAGTCCTGCTCGCGCTACCTGGCGCGGGACCTGGGCCCGGAGGGCATCCGGGTCAACCTGGTCTCCGCCGGCCCGCTGAAGACCCTGGCCGCCAAGGCGATCCCCGGCTACGAGGCGCTCGACCGGATGTGGGGCGAGCGAGCACCCCTCGGCTGGGACAACGCCGACCAGGTGCCCACCGCCAACGCCGTGTGCGCGCTGCTCTCGGACTTCTTCTCGGCGACGACGGGAGAGATCGTCCACGTCGACGGCGGCTTCCACGCCATGGGTGGCTGA
- a CDS encoding SixA phosphatase family protein: MQPQPGSTSRLISVMRHAKAEQAGPTDFDRPLAARGHRDAAAAGTWLAASGFEPDHAIVSAALRTRETWHSLAAAAGWDLEPDLDRGFYAAGSETALDLVRLVDDDVRRLLLVGHNPTVAVLAQLLDDGDGDPGLAAELLSGYPTGAVAVFEYDGAWADLAGASARLVAFHVGRG, from the coding sequence GTGCAGCCCCAACCCGGATCGACGTCGCGCCTGATCTCCGTGATGCGCCACGCCAAGGCCGAGCAGGCGGGGCCGACGGACTTCGACCGCCCGCTGGCGGCCCGCGGGCACCGCGACGCGGCGGCCGCCGGGACCTGGCTCGCGGCGTCCGGGTTCGAGCCCGACCACGCCATCGTCTCGGCCGCGCTGCGCACCCGGGAGACGTGGCACAGCCTCGCCGCGGCGGCCGGCTGGGACCTGGAGCCCGACCTGGACCGTGGCTTCTACGCCGCCGGCTCGGAGACCGCACTGGACCTGGTGCGCCTGGTCGACGACGACGTGCGCCGGCTGCTGCTGGTCGGCCACAACCCGACGGTTGCGGTCCTCGCCCAGCTGTTGGACGACGGGGACGGCGACCCCGGGCTCGCCGCGGAGCTCCTGAGCGGCTACCCGACGGGCGCGGTGGCGGTCTTCGAGTACGACGGCGCCTGGGCCGATCTCGCCGGCGCCAGCGCCCGCCTCGTGGCCTTCCACGTCGGCCGCGGCTGA
- the serB gene encoding phosphoserine phosphatase SerB, whose translation MTNAQAGRKPETLLITLTGKDRPGVTSSVFATLSGAGVEVVDIEQIVLRGRLILGVLVTAPHHPRRVTEAVQETAAALGMSVDVERGVGDNKARRGGRSHVTIIGSPLRAAAMGAIAGRIADAGANIDRIERMARYPVTAIDLHVSGVDTAALRTVLAAEASRQGVDIAVQPANLLRRGARLIVMDVDSTLIQGEVIEMLAAHAGCEAEVARVTEAAMRGEIDFEASLRARVALLEGVPASALDEVYDAILLAPGARTMVRTLRRLGYHFAIVSGGFSQITDRLATDLGIDYSRANELEIVDGRLTGRIVGPVVDRAGKAAALREFAATAGVAEAAVIAIGDGANDLDMLNAAGLGIAYNAKPLVRDAADTAVNVPYLDAILYLLGISREEIEAADAEAGFVTPAPPV comes from the coding sequence ATGACTAACGCGCAGGCCGGCCGCAAGCCGGAGACCCTCCTCATCACGCTGACCGGCAAGGACCGCCCCGGCGTGACGTCCTCGGTGTTCGCCACGCTCTCCGGGGCCGGCGTGGAGGTCGTCGACATCGAGCAGATCGTGCTGCGCGGCCGGCTCATCCTCGGCGTCCTCGTCACCGCACCCCACCACCCGCGCCGGGTGACGGAGGCGGTCCAGGAGACTGCGGCGGCCCTCGGCATGAGCGTGGACGTCGAGCGGGGCGTGGGCGACAACAAGGCGCGGCGGGGCGGCCGCTCGCACGTGACGATCATCGGCTCCCCGCTGCGAGCTGCGGCGATGGGCGCGATCGCCGGCCGGATCGCCGACGCCGGCGCCAACATCGACCGGATCGAGCGGATGGCCCGCTACCCGGTCACGGCGATCGACCTGCACGTCTCCGGGGTCGACACCGCGGCGCTGCGCACCGTGCTCGCAGCCGAGGCGTCCCGGCAGGGCGTCGACATCGCGGTGCAGCCGGCGAACCTCCTGCGGCGAGGTGCCCGCCTGATCGTGATGGACGTCGACTCCACCCTGATCCAGGGCGAGGTGATCGAGATGCTGGCCGCGCACGCCGGGTGCGAGGCGGAGGTCGCGCGGGTCACCGAGGCCGCGATGCGCGGTGAGATCGACTTCGAGGCCTCGCTGCGAGCGCGAGTGGCCCTGCTCGAAGGAGTCCCGGCGAGCGCGCTCGACGAGGTGTACGACGCCATCCTGCTCGCCCCCGGCGCGCGCACGATGGTGCGCACCCTGCGCCGGCTCGGCTACCACTTCGCGATCGTCTCCGGAGGGTTCAGCCAGATCACCGACCGGCTGGCCACCGACCTCGGCATCGACTACTCCCGGGCCAACGAGCTGGAGATCGTCGACGGACGCCTGACGGGCCGGATCGTCGGTCCGGTCGTCGACCGCGCCGGCAAGGCCGCTGCGCTGCGGGAGTTCGCGGCCACCGCGGGCGTCGCGGAGGCCGCGGTGATCGCCATCGGCGACGGCGCCAACGACCTGGACATGCTCAACGCGGCGGGCCTCGGCATCGCCTACAACGCGAAGCCGCTGGTGCGCGACGCCGCCGACACCGCGGTGAACGTGCCCTACCTCGACGCGATCCTCTATCTCCTCGGCATCTCCCGCGAGGAGATCGAGGCCGCCGACGCCGAGGCGGGCTTCGTCACCCCGGCACCGCCGGTCTGA
- a CDS encoding ABC transporter ATP-binding protein produces MTAVLDFAEVTIRRGQATLLDAVSWRVEEGDRWVILGPNGAGKTTLLQVASAQIHPTSGVAGILDEVLGTVDVFELRPRIGLTSAALAERIPRSERVHDVVVSASYGVVGRWREAYDELDHERAGLLLTEVGASHLVDRTFGTLSEGERKRVQIARALMADPELLLLDEPAAGLDLGGREDLVSTLSVLAADPASPATVLVSHHVEEIPPGFTHALLLRRGRVVAAGPVGEVVTEANLAATFAMPLVLAHQDGRWSARRRTRHL; encoded by the coding sequence ATGACCGCCGTGCTCGACTTCGCCGAGGTGACCATCCGGCGTGGGCAGGCGACGCTCCTGGACGCCGTCTCGTGGCGGGTGGAGGAGGGCGACCGCTGGGTCATCCTCGGGCCGAACGGCGCCGGCAAGACCACGCTGCTCCAGGTGGCCTCCGCCCAGATCCACCCGACGTCCGGTGTCGCGGGCATCCTCGACGAGGTGCTCGGCACCGTCGACGTCTTCGAGCTGCGGCCGCGGATCGGGCTCACCAGCGCCGCCCTGGCCGAGCGGATCCCGCGCAGCGAGCGCGTGCACGACGTGGTCGTGTCGGCGTCGTACGGCGTCGTCGGTCGCTGGCGCGAGGCGTACGACGAGCTCGACCACGAGCGGGCCGGCCTGCTGCTCACCGAGGTGGGTGCGAGTCATCTGGTGGACCGCACCTTCGGGACCCTGAGCGAGGGTGAGCGCAAGCGGGTCCAGATCGCGCGGGCCCTGATGGCCGACCCGGAGCTGCTGCTGCTCGACGAGCCCGCGGCAGGGCTGGACCTCGGCGGCCGGGAGGACCTCGTCTCGACGCTGTCGGTCCTGGCGGCCGACCCGGCGTCACCGGCCACCGTCCTGGTCTCCCACCACGTCGAGGAGATCCCGCCCGGCTTCACCCACGCGCTGCTGCTGCGTCGCGGCCGGGTGGTCGCGGCGGGCCCGGTCGGCGAGGTGGTGACCGAGGCGAACCTCGCGGCGACCTTCGCGATGCCGCTCGTTTTGGCCCACCAGGACGGCCGCTGGAGCGCCCGGCGGCGCACCCGTCATCTGTAG
- a CDS encoding NfeD family protein, producing MDWLGEHAWAAWLGVAAVLGMAELVSLDLVLIMLAVGALAGMVTAALGAAVVLQVLVAGGAAVAMLALVRPSLVERLHRGPELRLGTSKLVGQRALVTQRITGLSVGRIRLAGETWSAAPYDEHVTIEPGATVEVFEIRGATAYVHPVSELEE from the coding sequence ATGGACTGGCTGGGCGAGCACGCATGGGCGGCTTGGCTGGGGGTCGCCGCGGTGCTGGGCATGGCCGAGCTGGTGAGCCTGGACCTGGTGCTGATCATGCTGGCGGTCGGGGCGCTGGCCGGAATGGTCACTGCCGCCCTCGGTGCTGCCGTGGTCCTGCAGGTCCTGGTCGCGGGCGGCGCCGCCGTCGCGATGCTGGCGCTGGTCCGCCCCTCGCTGGTCGAGCGGCTGCACCGGGGGCCCGAGCTGCGGCTCGGCACCTCGAAGCTGGTGGGGCAGCGGGCCCTGGTCACCCAGCGGATCACCGGGCTCAGCGTCGGTCGGATCAGGCTCGCGGGGGAGACCTGGTCGGCAGCGCCGTACGACGAGCACGTCACGATCGAGCCGGGCGCCACCGTGGAGGTCTTCGAGATCCGCGGCGCGACGGCGTACGTCCACCCCGTGTCCGAGCTCGAGGAGTGA
- a CDS encoding SPFH domain-containing protein produces MPPVILILLAILVLFVIVMLAKTVRIIPQARAGIVERFGKYKETLPAGLNIVAPFIDRVRYIIDLREQVVSFPPQPVITEDNLVVSIDTVIYFQVTDPVAATYEIANYIQAIEQLTMTTLRNIVGGMDLEETLTSRDSINSGLRGVLDEATGKWGIRVNRVELKGIDPPPSIKDSMEKQMRADREKRAVILTAEGQRQAAILTAEGAKQSSILNAEGARESQILRAQADRESSILRAQGEGQAIQTVFQAIHDGRPDQSLLAYQYLQMMPKIAEGDANKVWIVPSEIGRALEGLGSTMNSLQGIPQHVDGPAKRVDMGPSEPAVPGPDAQLRQTNAAVEAAIAEAGRAANPGKGADAETPTATDPAVDPGEVPPAQ; encoded by the coding sequence GTGCCTCCCGTGATCTTGATCCTGCTGGCGATCCTGGTCCTGTTCGTGATCGTGATGCTCGCCAAGACCGTGCGGATCATCCCGCAGGCCCGGGCCGGCATCGTCGAGCGCTTCGGCAAGTACAAGGAGACGCTGCCCGCGGGCCTGAACATCGTGGCGCCGTTCATCGACCGCGTCCGCTACATCATCGACCTGCGCGAGCAGGTGGTGAGCTTCCCGCCGCAGCCGGTGATCACCGAGGACAACCTCGTGGTGTCGATCGACACTGTCATCTACTTCCAGGTGACCGACCCGGTCGCCGCGACGTACGAGATCGCCAACTACATCCAGGCCATCGAGCAGCTCACGATGACCACCCTGCGCAACATCGTCGGCGGCATGGACCTCGAGGAGACGCTGACCAGCCGCGACTCGATCAACTCCGGACTGCGCGGCGTACTGGACGAGGCCACCGGCAAGTGGGGCATCCGCGTCAACCGGGTCGAGCTCAAGGGCATCGATCCGCCGCCGTCGATCAAGGACTCGATGGAGAAGCAGATGCGCGCCGACCGCGAGAAGCGCGCGGTGATCCTCACCGCCGAGGGCCAGCGGCAGGCCGCGATCCTGACCGCCGAGGGCGCCAAGCAGTCCTCGATCCTGAACGCCGAGGGTGCCCGGGAGTCCCAGATCCTGCGGGCTCAGGCCGACCGGGAGTCCTCGATCCTGCGTGCCCAGGGTGAGGGGCAGGCGATCCAGACGGTGTTCCAAGCGATCCACGACGGTCGCCCGGACCAGTCGCTGCTGGCCTACCAGTACCTCCAGATGATGCCGAAGATCGCCGAGGGCGACGCGAACAAGGTGTGGATCGTGCCGAGCGAGATCGGCCGGGCGCTGGAGGGCCTGGGCTCGACGATGAACAGTCTCCAGGGCATCCCGCAGCACGTCGACGGGCCGGCCAAGCGGGTCGACATGGGCCCCTCGGAGCCCGCCGTCCCGGGCCCGGACGCGCAGCTGCGCCAGACCAACGCCGCCGTCGAGGCCGCGATCGCCGAGGCGGGCCGGGCGGCCAATCCGGGGAAGGGCGCCGACGCGGAGACGCCGACCGCGACCGACCCGGCCGTCGACCCCGGTGAGGTGCCACCCGCCCAGTGA
- a CDS encoding sulfite exporter TauE/SafE family protein — MTAYEIVAVLLAGVAAGTINTVVGSGTLITFPTLLAFGVPPVTANVSNTIGLVPGSISGAVGYRRELAGQHSRVLRLCVGSLVGGLAGAVLLLVLPDDAFAAIVPALILLGCVLVVFQPRISAWVARRHEAIGGLPHHGTWWVWPGVLLTGVYGGYFGAAQGVLLMAVLGTGLDESLQRLNAVKNVLAAVVNGVAGLLFAIVADVDWRIVLLIGVGSVIGGQVGATVGRRLPGSVLRIVIVCVGVIALVAFLVG; from the coding sequence GTGACGGCGTACGAGATCGTCGCGGTCCTGCTCGCCGGGGTCGCGGCCGGCACCATCAACACCGTGGTGGGGTCGGGAACGTTGATCACGTTCCCGACCCTGCTGGCGTTCGGCGTGCCCCCGGTGACCGCGAACGTGTCGAACACCATCGGCCTGGTCCCGGGATCGATCTCGGGCGCGGTCGGCTATCGCCGCGAGCTCGCCGGGCAGCACTCCCGCGTGCTGCGGCTGTGCGTCGGCTCGCTGGTCGGTGGGCTGGCCGGTGCCGTGCTGCTGCTGGTGCTCCCCGACGACGCGTTCGCCGCGATCGTCCCGGCGCTGATCCTGCTGGGCTGTGTGCTGGTGGTCTTCCAGCCCCGGATCTCCGCCTGGGTCGCGCGCCGCCACGAGGCCATCGGCGGCCTGCCGCACCACGGCACCTGGTGGGTCTGGCCCGGTGTCCTGCTCACCGGCGTGTACGGCGGCTACTTCGGCGCCGCCCAGGGCGTGCTCCTGATGGCGGTCCTCGGCACCGGCCTCGACGAGTCCCTCCAGCGCCTGAACGCGGTCAAGAACGTGCTCGCCGCCGTCGTCAACGGCGTGGCCGGACTGCTGTTCGCGATCGTCGCGGACGTCGACTGGCGGATCGTGCTGCTCATCGGCGTCGGATCCGTCATCGGCGGCCAGGTTGGTGCCACCGTCGGCCGCCGCCTGCCCGGCTCGGTCCTGCGCATCGTCATCGTCTGCGTGGGCGTGATCGCCCTGGTGGCGTTCCTGGTGGGCTGA
- a CDS encoding DUF4267 domain-containing protein, which yields MNPVIGLSLGRVAVGAVALANPGLAVKLFQLDPATNPQLPYLTRLFGSREVALGLVTLLARDTSRRNLVLAGILVDAADAATGYLAMQDGTVSKKTALTLIAPAVGAVGSGISGLFRR from the coding sequence ATGAACCCAGTGATCGGTCTGTCCCTCGGTCGAGTCGCGGTCGGGGCCGTGGCGCTCGCGAACCCCGGCCTCGCCGTCAAGCTGTTCCAGCTCGACCCGGCGACCAACCCGCAGCTGCCCTACCTCACCCGGCTCTTCGGCTCCCGCGAGGTCGCGCTCGGCCTGGTCACCCTGCTGGCCCGCGACACCTCACGCCGCAACCTGGTGCTCGCCGGCATCCTGGTGGACGCCGCGGACGCCGCCACCGGCTACCTGGCCATGCAGGACGGGACCGTGTCGAAGAAGACCGCCCTGACCCTGATCGCTCCCGCCGTCGGAGCGGTCGGATCAGGCATCTCCGGCCTGTTCCGCCGCTGA